GGAGAAAACTGTGGCATCACTAGTAACCTACCAGAGGGTCTAGGTCCACTAAGCCCCAGTGGTTCACGGCTCCTAGGTGCACTTGGTGCTAGAAAAGAAGAGACTACTGCCCCAGCTGCTATAAGCTTTAAAGACCTAGGGGGTGGTGAGTAATGTTTAAGGATTTCTACGGCATGCAGAGGTCTCCCTTTGTAAGTTCTATTGATACTGGAAGCCTTTACATGTCCCCAGCGCTTGATGAAACCCTCTCTAGACTCCACTATGCAGCCAGTCACCAGCTCTTTGCTGTGGTAACAGCTGAGGTGGGTTGTGGTAAGTCCACTTCAATTAGATGCTTCACAGACCAGCTTGCAAGTGATAGGTACGAGGTCCTTTATCTATCGGACTCAAAGCTTACTCCTAGATGGTTTTACAAGGGTCTTCTAGACCATCTTGGCATGGACTCAAAGTTTTACAGAGGTGATGCTAGAAGACAGCTCCACCAGCAGCTGGAGATTATCCAGGGTGTCTACAAGAAAAAGGTAGTCACAATAGTTGATGAGGCCCACCTTCTTGATAGAGAGACCCTAGAGGAGATACGCTTTCTCCTAAACACAAAGATGGACTCCCACCAGCCCATGTCACTCATTCTAGTTGGCCAGAGCGAACTAAAGGATAAACTTAAAAAGAGGCAGTACACAGCTATACGCCAGCGAATTGATATAAAGTGTGAGATTAGTAGTTTCGATAGGTCTCAGACTGAAGGCTACATGGAGGCCCATCTTAGCTACGCTGGAGTAAGTCAGGATATCTTTACAGACAAGGCTATAGATGAAATCTATAGACACTCAGGAGGTTCAGCAAGAGCCATCAATAAGGTTTCTACCCACGCACTAATCTACGGGGCCCAAAGGGCAAAGAAACTA
The nucleotide sequence above comes from Synergistaceae bacterium. Encoded proteins:
- a CDS encoding AAA family ATPase, which encodes MFKDFYGMQRSPFVSSIDTGSLYMSPALDETLSRLHYAASHQLFAVVTAEVGCGKSTSIRCFTDQLASDRYEVLYLSDSKLTPRWFYKGLLDHLGMDSKFYRGDARRQLHQQLEIIQGVYKKKVVTIVDEAHLLDRETLEEIRFLLNTKMDSHQPMSLILVGQSELKDKLKKRQYTAIRQRIDIKCEISSFDRSQTEGYMEAHLSYAGVSQDIFTDKAIDEIYRHSGGSARAINKVSTHALIYGAQRAKKLIDDHMIRTVIAGELL